The following coding sequences are from one Cystobacter fuscus DSM 2262 window:
- a CDS encoding metallophosphoesterase has translation MPSPAPRPGLLVLMVPLMLAATPPSLPSRAKQDAPDTFSGVERVVAVGDVHGDVDALKAVLKLAGLIDARGRWSGGKTHLVQTGDIPDRGDQTREAYELLMRLEKEALAAGGRVHALLGNHEVMNMLGDLRYATPGELASFADLASGPTEGGLAGHRTAYGPQGRYGRWLRTHAAAVRINDTLFVHGGIAPEVPAKTLAELNQWVRQDLTEGQPPGGAKSAEGPLWFRGYALGDEGTQAALDTVLARFGARRMVMGHTTEREGKIRTRWGGKAVFIDTGLSTGYGHHLAALELRSGRLTALYPEGRVELPVSPP, from the coding sequence ATGCCGTCCCCCGCCCCCCGCCCAGGCCTCCTGGTGTTGATGGTTCCCTTGATGCTCGCGGCGACCCCCCCGTCGCTCCCCTCGCGCGCGAAACAAGACGCCCCGGATACCTTCTCCGGCGTGGAGCGCGTGGTGGCGGTGGGTGACGTGCATGGAGACGTGGACGCGCTGAAGGCCGTGCTGAAGCTGGCCGGGCTCATCGACGCGCGAGGGCGCTGGAGCGGGGGCAAGACGCACCTGGTGCAGACGGGAGACATTCCGGACCGGGGAGACCAGACGCGCGAGGCCTACGAGTTGCTGATGCGGCTGGAGAAGGAGGCGCTCGCCGCGGGCGGACGGGTGCATGCGCTGCTGGGCAACCACGAGGTGATGAACATGCTCGGGGACCTGCGCTACGCCACGCCGGGCGAGCTGGCCTCGTTCGCGGACCTCGCGAGCGGACCCACCGAGGGGGGACTCGCCGGGCACCGGACCGCCTACGGGCCCCAGGGACGCTATGGGCGCTGGCTGCGCACCCATGCCGCGGCGGTGCGCATCAACGACACCCTCTTCGTGCACGGTGGCATCGCCCCCGAGGTGCCCGCCAAGACGCTGGCCGAGCTCAACCAGTGGGTGCGCCAGGACCTGACCGAGGGCCAGCCCCCGGGAGGCGCGAAGTCCGCGGAGGGGCCGCTGTGGTTTCGGGGCTACGCGCTCGGGGACGAGGGCACGCAGGCGGCGCTCGACACGGTGCTCGCCCGCTTCGGCGCCCGGCGCATGGTGATGGGCCACACCACCGAGCGCGAGGGGAAGATCCGCACGCGCTGGGGTGGCAAGGCGGTGTTCATCGACACCGGCCTGAGCACCGGCTACGGCCACCACCTCGCGGCGCTGGAGCTGCGCTCAGGCAGGCTCACCGCCCTCTACCCCGAGGGCCGCGTGGAGCTGCCG